The Geodermatophilaceae bacterium NBWT11 genome has a segment encoding these proteins:
- a CDS encoding MBL fold metallo-hydrolase, translating to MLVDAGPDPGLVDDCLRRLGIDRLPLVLLSHLDADHVTGLAGALEGREVLEVLTGPLAPTDDRLPAVRGIAERAGAAVGVLAAGESRTVGSALVEALAPDPSDAVPSADPNGLSLVVRVTQHGLRLLLTGDLGEESETRILRRGSTCAPTCSRCPTTAAGTPTRTSSPPPGPGWRWSRSGWTTATGTPPAGCSTGWPPTACGCTAPTSRATWPSWAPPAPGGWRSAGPTRSSAPSRPGRRTACPGPDGGPPGAVPAGRRCRSPVTR from the coding sequence GTGCTCGTCGACGCCGGCCCCGACCCCGGACTCGTCGACGACTGCCTCCGGCGGCTGGGCATCGACCGGCTGCCGCTGGTGCTGCTCTCCCACCTGGATGCCGACCACGTCACCGGGCTGGCGGGGGCGCTGGAGGGCCGTGAGGTCCTCGAGGTGCTCACCGGGCCGCTGGCACCCACCGACGACCGGCTGCCCGCGGTCCGGGGGATCGCGGAACGGGCGGGGGCGGCGGTCGGTGTGCTGGCCGCCGGAGAGTCCCGCACCGTCGGCAGCGCTCTGGTCGAGGCACTCGCGCCCGATCCGTCCGACGCGGTGCCCTCGGCGGACCCGAACGGCCTGTCCCTCGTGGTCCGGGTGACCCAGCACGGCCTGCGGCTGCTCCTCACCGGTGACCTGGGGGAGGAGTCCGAGACCCGGATCCTGCGGCGCGGGTCGACCTGCGCGCCGACGTGCTCAAGGTGCCCCACCACGGCAGCGGGGACGCCGACCCGGACTTCCTCGCCGCCACCGGGGCCCGGGTGGCGCTGGTCTCGGTCGGGGTGGACAACGGCTACGGGCACCCCACCGGCCGGCTGCTCGACTGGCTGGCCGCCGACGGCATGCGGGTGCACCGCACCGACCTCGAGGGCGACCTGGCCGTCGTGGGCTCCGCCGGCTCCTGGGGGGTGGCGGTCCGCGGGCCCGACGAGGTCCAGCGCGCCGTCGCGGCCGGGCCGCCGGACGGCGTGTCCGGGACCGGACGGAGGACCTCCCGGGGCCGTCCCGGCCGGGCGTCGCTGTCGGTCCCCCGTGACACGATGA
- the rsfS gene encoding ribosome silencing factor produces the protein MTASTEARDTALWAAQAAADKLATDVSIVDVSDRLAITDAFVLASAPSERQVQAIVDGVEEALREHGLKPVRREGVAEARWVLLDFVDVVVHVQHAEERAYYSLERLWKDCPTIPFTDAALAAAGRSQPVTEDVTVDGVTDDVAPADEAGDVVSGGVSGEGESAEAALDPATAHAPEADTTR, from the coding sequence ATGACCGCCTCGACAGAGGCCCGCGACACCGCGCTGTGGGCCGCCCAGGCTGCAGCCGACAAGCTCGCCACCGACGTGTCCATCGTCGACGTCAGCGACCGGCTGGCCATCACCGACGCCTTCGTGCTGGCCTCGGCACCCAGCGAACGCCAGGTCCAGGCCATCGTCGACGGCGTGGAGGAGGCCCTGCGCGAGCACGGCCTCAAGCCCGTCCGTCGCGAGGGCGTGGCCGAGGCCCGCTGGGTCCTGCTGGACTTCGTCGACGTCGTGGTGCACGTCCAGCACGCCGAGGAGCGGGCCTACTACTCCCTCGAGCGGCTCTGGAAGGACTGCCCGACCATCCCGTTCACCGACGCCGCGCTCGCTGCCGCCGGCCGCTCGCAGCCGGTGACCGAGGACGTGACCGTCGATGGCGTGACCGACGACGTGGCGCCTGCCGACGAGGCCGGGGACGTGGTCTCCGGTGGCGTGTCCGGGGAGGGCGAGTCGGCCGAGGCCGCGCTCGACCCGGCGACCGCGCACGCGCCCGAGGCCGACACCACCCGATGA
- a CDS encoding MoxR family ATPase, which yields MPAQPLQSAQFADVADVTARLSAAGYLPDAQIATTVFLADRLGKPLLVEGPAGVGKTELAKALATATSSELIRLQCYEGLDEARALYEWNYKKQLLRIQASQNSADGGDWGDLHDDVFGEEFLLSRPLLTAIRRTGPTVLLIDETDKADVEVEGLLLEVLSDFQVTIPEIGTIVATRRPLVVLTSNATRELSEALKRRCLYLSLDYPSAEREREIVLSRVPDLAPALADQLVRTVRALRALELKKSPSISETLDWAQTLLALGFDTLDSDAVKATLGVVLKHASDQTRAAAELRLN from the coding sequence GTGCCCGCGCAGCCGCTGCAGTCCGCCCAGTTCGCCGACGTGGCGGACGTGACCGCCCGGCTCTCGGCCGCGGGGTACCTGCCCGACGCCCAGATCGCGACCACCGTCTTCCTGGCCGACCGGCTGGGCAAGCCGCTGCTGGTCGAGGGCCCCGCCGGGGTGGGCAAGACCGAGCTGGCCAAGGCGCTGGCCACCGCGACGTCCTCGGAGCTCATCCGGCTGCAGTGCTACGAGGGGCTGGACGAGGCCCGCGCGCTGTACGAGTGGAACTACAAGAAGCAGCTGCTGCGCATCCAGGCGTCCCAGAACAGCGCGGACGGCGGTGACTGGGGCGACCTGCACGACGACGTGTTCGGCGAGGAGTTCCTGCTGTCCCGCCCGCTGCTCACCGCCATCCGGCGCACCGGGCCGACCGTGCTCCTCATCGACGAGACCGACAAGGCCGACGTCGAGGTGGAGGGCCTGCTGCTGGAGGTGCTCAGCGACTTCCAGGTCACCATCCCCGAGATCGGCACCATCGTGGCCACCCGACGTCCGCTGGTGGTGCTGACCTCCAACGCCACCCGCGAGCTCTCCGAGGCGCTCAAGCGCCGTTGCCTCTACCTGTCACTGGACTACCCCAGTGCCGAGCGGGAGCGGGAGATCGTGCTGTCCCGGGTGCCCGACCTGGCACCCGCGCTGGCCGACCAGCTGGTCCGCACGGTGCGGGCACTGCGGGCGCTGGAGCTGAAGAAGTCCCCGTCGATCTCGGAGACGCTGGACTGGGCCCAGACGCTGCTGGCCCTGGGTTTCGACACCCTGGACTCCGACGCGGTCAAGGCCACGCTGGGCGTCGTCCTCAAGCACGCCAGCGACCAGACCCGGGCCGCGGCCGAGCTGCGGCTGAACTGA
- a CDS encoding glutamate 5-kinase, which produces MSTRADVAGAHRVVVKVGSSSLTTLADGLDTERLRALVDVLAALRADGREVVLVSSGAIAAGLAPLGLTGKPRDLATAQAAASVGQLRLVQTYADAFAAHGVTVGQVLLTADDLTRRGHYRNARQTVDRLLALGVLPIVNENDTVATEEIRFGDNDRLAAMVAHLAVADALVLLSDVDGVHDGDPRTGPTQRIDTVHTAEDLAAVALGSASRNGVGTGGMATKVEAALIAANAGVPVVVTSTPQAGAALAGEPVGTLFAARGRRPSARQFWLRYATRPRGRVLLDAGAVTAVVERGASLLAAGITGVVGDFLADDPVELAGPDGVVVARGLVSYDARELPAVLGRKTADLDPEHRREVVHRDEMVLVRARLSTDPVA; this is translated from the coding sequence ATGAGCACCCGGGCCGACGTCGCCGGGGCGCACCGGGTCGTGGTCAAGGTGGGGTCCTCCTCGCTGACCACGCTGGCCGACGGGCTGGACACCGAGCGCCTGCGTGCCCTGGTCGACGTGCTCGCCGCGCTGCGGGCCGACGGCCGGGAGGTCGTGCTGGTCTCCTCCGGGGCGATCGCGGCCGGCCTTGCCCCGCTCGGGCTCACCGGGAAGCCCCGTGACCTGGCCACCGCCCAGGCCGCGGCCAGCGTCGGTCAGCTCCGGCTGGTGCAGACCTACGCCGACGCCTTCGCCGCGCACGGGGTCACCGTCGGGCAGGTGCTGCTCACCGCCGACGACCTGACCCGCCGCGGGCACTACCGCAACGCCCGGCAGACCGTCGACCGGCTCCTCGCCCTCGGGGTGCTGCCGATCGTCAACGAGAACGACACCGTGGCCACCGAGGAGATCCGGTTCGGCGACAACGACCGGCTCGCCGCCATGGTCGCCCACCTCGCCGTCGCCGACGCCCTGGTGCTGCTGTCCGACGTCGACGGCGTCCACGACGGCGACCCGCGGACCGGCCCGACGCAGAGGATCGACACCGTGCACACCGCCGAGGACCTCGCCGCGGTCGCGCTGGGCTCGGCCTCGCGCAACGGCGTGGGCACCGGCGGGATGGCCACCAAGGTCGAGGCCGCGCTCATCGCCGCCAACGCCGGGGTGCCCGTCGTCGTCACCTCCACCCCCCAGGCCGGCGCCGCGCTGGCCGGGGAACCGGTGGGCACGCTGTTCGCCGCCCGCGGCCGCCGTCCGTCGGCCCGGCAGTTCTGGCTGCGGTACGCCACCCGCCCGCGGGGTCGGGTGCTGCTGGACGCCGGTGCGGTCACCGCGGTGGTCGAGCGGGGCGCCTCGCTGCTGGCCGCCGGCATCACCGGCGTCGTGGGGGACTTCCTGGCCGACGACCCGGTGGAGCTCGCCGGACCGGACGGCGTCGTCGTGGCCCGGGGCCTGGTGTCCTACGACGCACGCGAGCTGCCCGCGGTGCTCGGCCGCAAGACCGCCGACCTGGACCCCGAGCACCGCCGCGAGGTCGTGCACCGCGACGAGATGGTGCTGGTCCGGGCACGGCTCTCGACCGATCCGGTCGCCTGA
- a CDS encoding 30S ribosomal protein S20, with amino-acid sequence MANIKSQIKRIKTNEIARKRNVAVRSALKTSVRRFHKAAGTGDAEAANAALLTVSKALDKAASKGVIHKNQAANRKSALAKQAASI; translated from the coding sequence GTGGCGAACATCAAGTCCCAGATCAAGCGGATCAAGACCAACGAGATCGCGCGCAAGCGCAACGTCGCGGTCCGTTCCGCCCTGAAGACGTCGGTCCGACGCTTCCACAAGGCTGCCGGCACCGGCGACGCCGAGGCTGCCAACGCGGCGCTGCTGACCGTCTCGAAGGCGCTCGACAAGGCCGCGAGCAAGGGCGTCATCCACAAGAACCAGGCGGCGAACCGCAAGTCGGCGCTGGCCAAGCAGGCCGCCAGCATCTGA
- the obgE gene encoding GTPase ObgE codes for MAAFIDRVTVHVSAGNGGHGVSSVHREKFKPLGGPDGGNGGDGGDVVLEVDSGVHTLLDFHHHPHQKAPNGKPGAGSNRNGARGEDAVLRVPEGTVVTTADGEVLADLMGIGTRVVIAAGGRGGLGNAALANARRKAPGFALLGEPGETVDAVLELKSVADVGLVGFPSAGKSSLVAAMSAAKPKIADYPFTTLVPNLGVIRSGGVTYTMADVPGLIPGASTGRGLGLQFLRHVERCAVLVHVVDMATMEPGRDPETDIAALEHELALYSTDQSPEGEDAGEGIDLVGRLKIAVLNKIDVPDGRELVDLVRTALEARGLQVFPISAVTGEGLPELGYALASAVEAHRASLPAPEATRITLTPRAVDDGGFTVEPDPRTDGWMVLGVRPSRWVRQTDFSNDEAVGYLADRLNRLGVEIALAKAGAKPGDAITVGDVTFDWEPTLPAGTLTVEETAGLGGRGTDVRLENNTRPRAEDRLAAKKLRRTPYELIEEYPDELWDDDRA; via the coding sequence ATGGCCGCTTTCATCGACCGTGTGACCGTGCACGTGTCCGCCGGCAACGGGGGGCACGGCGTCAGCTCCGTGCACCGCGAGAAGTTCAAGCCCCTGGGCGGCCCCGACGGGGGCAACGGCGGGGACGGCGGGGACGTCGTCCTCGAGGTCGACTCCGGCGTCCACACCCTGCTGGACTTCCACCACCACCCGCACCAGAAGGCCCCCAACGGCAAGCCGGGCGCCGGCAGCAACCGCAACGGCGCCCGCGGCGAGGACGCCGTGCTGCGCGTCCCCGAGGGCACCGTCGTGACCACCGCCGACGGTGAGGTCCTCGCCGACCTGATGGGCATCGGCACCCGGGTCGTCATCGCCGCCGGCGGACGGGGCGGGCTCGGCAACGCCGCACTGGCCAACGCCCGGCGCAAGGCCCCCGGCTTCGCCCTGCTCGGCGAACCCGGCGAGACCGTGGACGCCGTCCTCGAGCTCAAGAGCGTCGCCGACGTCGGCCTGGTCGGGTTCCCCTCGGCCGGGAAGTCGTCGCTGGTCGCGGCGATGAGCGCGGCCAAGCCCAAGATCGCCGACTACCCGTTCACCACCCTGGTGCCCAACCTGGGCGTCATCCGCTCCGGTGGGGTCACCTACACGATGGCCGACGTCCCCGGCCTGATCCCCGGTGCCTCCACCGGCCGCGGCCTGGGCCTGCAGTTCCTCCGGCACGTCGAGCGCTGCGCCGTGCTGGTGCACGTGGTCGACATGGCCACGATGGAGCCCGGCCGCGACCCCGAGACCGACATCGCGGCGCTGGAGCACGAGCTCGCGCTGTACTCCACCGACCAGTCGCCCGAGGGCGAGGACGCCGGCGAGGGCATCGACCTGGTCGGCCGGCTGAAGATCGCCGTGCTGAACAAGATCGACGTCCCGGACGGCCGCGAGCTGGTCGACCTGGTGCGCACCGCCCTGGAGGCCCGCGGACTGCAGGTCTTCCCGATCAGCGCGGTCACCGGCGAGGGCCTGCCCGAGCTCGGCTACGCCCTGGCGTCCGCGGTCGAGGCGCACCGCGCCTCGCTGCCCGCCCCCGAGGCCACCCGGATCACCCTCACCCCCCGCGCGGTCGACGACGGCGGCTTCACCGTCGAGCCCGACCCGCGCACCGACGGCTGGATGGTCCTGGGCGTCCGCCCCTCCCGCTGGGTGCGGCAGACCGACTTCAGCAACGACGAGGCCGTGGGCTACCTCGCCGACCGGCTCAACCGGCTCGGCGTGGAGATCGCGCTGGCCAAGGCCGGGGCCAAGCCCGGCGACGCGATCACCGTCGGCGACGTCACCTTCGACTGGGAGCCCACGCTGCCCGCCGGAACGCTCACAGTAGAGGAGACCGCCGGCCTGGGTGGCCGTGGCACCGACGTCCGGCTGGAGAACAACACCCGGCCGCGTGCCGAGGACCGGCTCGCGGCCAAGAAGCTGCGCCGCACGCCGTACGAGCTCATCGAGGAGTACCCCGACGAGCTGTGGGACGACGACCGGGCATGA
- a CDS encoding 50S ribosomal protein L27, whose product MAHKKGASSSRNGRDSNSQRLGVKRFGGQVVKAGEIIVRQRGTHFHPGLGVGRGKDDTLFALAPGAVEFGRRRGRRVVNVQAVEPALAPAV is encoded by the coding sequence ATGGCTCACAAGAAGGGCGCATCGTCGTCCCGCAACGGTCGTGACTCGAACTCCCAGCGTCTGGGTGTGAAGCGCTTCGGCGGCCAGGTCGTCAAGGCCGGCGAGATCATCGTCCGCCAGCGCGGCACCCACTTCCACCCGGGTCTCGGCGTCGGCCGCGGCAAGGACGACACCCTCTTCGCGCTCGCCCCGGGCGCCGTCGAGTTCGGCCGCCGTCGTGGCCGCCGCGTCGTCAACGTGCAGGCCGTCGAGCCCGCGCTGGCTCCCGCCGTCTGA
- the def gene encoding peptide deformylase: MALRPIRELGDPVLRTPCDPVRSFDRQLADLVRDLEETVDHPGRAGLAANQIGVSLRVFSYNVDGVIGHLVNPVITERSEETQDGDEGCLSVPGLFAPTVRAMHCVAEGVDVHGEPLRLEGEGLMARCLQHEVDHLDGKVFLDRLVGDARKQAFRALRG; this comes from the coding sequence GTGGCACTCCGTCCCATCCGTGAACTCGGCGACCCGGTGCTCCGCACCCCCTGCGACCCGGTCCGGTCCTTCGACCGTCAGCTGGCCGACCTGGTCCGCGACCTCGAGGAGACCGTCGACCACCCCGGCCGCGCCGGGCTGGCCGCCAACCAGATCGGCGTCTCGCTGCGGGTCTTCTCCTACAACGTGGACGGCGTCATCGGCCACCTGGTCAACCCGGTGATCACCGAGCGGTCCGAGGAGACCCAGGACGGCGACGAGGGCTGCCTGTCCGTCCCCGGGTTGTTCGCCCCCACCGTGCGGGCGATGCACTGCGTCGCCGAGGGCGTGGACGTGCACGGCGAGCCGCTGCGGCTGGAGGGGGAGGGCCTGATGGCCCGCTGCCTGCAGCACGAGGTGGACCACCTCGACGGGAAGGTCTTCCTCGACCGGCTGGTGGGCGACGCCCGCAAGCAGGCCTTCCGGGCGCTCCGCGGCTGA
- a CDS encoding glutamate-5-semialdehyde dehydrogenase, translating to MTAEYIARVPDVSALPLIGAAALQARAAARVLRTLPTQTKDAALLAMADALVAHTEDVLAANAADVETARAGGTPESVLDRLRLDADRVAGTADALRQLVTLPDPVGDVVRGSTLVNGLQLRQVRVPLGVVGIVYEARPNVTVDAAGLCLKSGNAALLRGSASAYRTNEALVAVLTEAAEKAGLPAGSIALLPADRASVGELLHARGLVDVVIPRGGAALIQRVVTESTVPVIETGVGNCHVYVDASADGAMAEAIVLNAKTHRVSVCNSAESLLVHADSPHLGRLLTALVDAGVTLHGDDAAQAAHPAVVPATDEDWATEYLSMDMAVRVVADLPTALDHIATWGSGHSEAIVADSATAIADFTAGVDAAAVLVNASTRFTDGGEFGFGAEIGISTQKLHARGPLGLPELTSTTYVVTGSGHTR from the coding sequence CTGACGGCTGAGTACATTGCACGAGTGCCCGACGTCTCCGCCCTGCCGCTGATCGGTGCCGCGGCCCTGCAGGCCCGTGCGGCCGCCCGGGTGCTGCGCACGCTGCCCACCCAGACCAAGGACGCCGCGCTGCTGGCGATGGCCGACGCGCTGGTGGCGCACACCGAGGACGTGCTGGCCGCCAACGCCGCCGACGTCGAGACCGCCCGCGCCGGTGGCACCCCGGAGTCGGTGCTCGACCGGCTGCGGCTGGACGCCGACCGCGTCGCCGGCACCGCGGATGCGCTGCGCCAGCTGGTCACCCTCCCCGACCCGGTGGGCGACGTCGTCCGCGGGTCCACGCTGGTCAACGGGCTGCAGCTGCGGCAGGTCCGGGTGCCCCTCGGTGTGGTCGGGATCGTCTACGAGGCCCGCCCCAACGTCACCGTCGACGCCGCCGGGCTGTGCCTGAAGAGCGGCAACGCGGCCCTGCTGCGGGGCTCGGCCTCGGCGTACCGCACCAACGAGGCGCTGGTCGCCGTCCTCACCGAGGCCGCCGAGAAGGCCGGCCTGCCCGCCGGGTCGATCGCGCTGCTGCCGGCCGACCGGGCCTCGGTGGGGGAGCTGCTGCACGCCCGCGGCCTGGTCGACGTGGTGATCCCGCGCGGGGGAGCGGCCCTCATCCAGCGGGTGGTCACCGAGTCCACCGTCCCGGTGATCGAGACCGGCGTCGGCAACTGCCACGTCTACGTGGACGCCTCCGCCGACGGCGCGATGGCCGAGGCGATCGTGCTCAACGCCAAGACCCACCGGGTCAGCGTCTGCAACTCCGCGGAGTCGCTGCTGGTGCACGCGGACTCCCCGCACCTGGGTCGGCTGCTCACCGCGCTGGTGGACGCCGGGGTCACGCTGCACGGGGACGACGCGGCGCAGGCGGCGCACCCGGCCGTCGTCCCGGCCACCGACGAGGACTGGGCCACCGAGTACCTGTCGATGGACATGGCCGTGCGGGTCGTCGCCGACCTGCCGACGGCGCTGGACCACATCGCCACCTGGGGCAGCGGGCACTCCGAGGCCATCGTCGCGGACTCCGCGACCGCGATCGCCGACTTCACCGCCGGGGTCGACGCCGCTGCCGTGCTGGTCAACGCCTCCACCCGGTTCACCGACGGCGGGGAGTTCGGCTTCGGTGCCGAGATCGGCATCTCCACCCAGAAGCTGCACGCCCGCGGCCCGCTCGGCCTGCCCGAGCTGACCTCGACCACCTACGTCGTGACCGGTTCCGGTCACACCCGCTGA
- a CDS encoding ComEC/Rec2 family competence protein, whose translation MQRRRVWERWSWVDLRLVPPALTVWSLTLLLPVLPPPVLLVLPAAAALLALTTGRLLRGPRRWAVVACLAAVAVTAVLASVRAGERSASPLPALADRGGVVEVVLTVDEEPRVLTGGAGPARVLVPGSVTAVVGGPAMRPARVLVFGPADEWDAVLPGTAVTLRASPGRAEDGDDVVAVLSARSPPSTVAPAGAGLQVAADLRRGLADAGARVLPPAPAGLLPGLVVGDTSGMDPQVTADFRRAGLGHLTAVSGANVAIVLALLLWPLRRRLVDRRWQAVVGALGLLGYVVLARPSPSVLRAAAMGAVTLLALASGRSRVAVPALGAAVVVLLLVDPRLAADPGFALSVVATAGIVLLSPGWSRSLRRRGTPVLLADALAVSAAAGLVTAPLVAGFSGLVSVVSLPANLLVAPAVAPATVLGLLATLAGPVSPPVADLLVWAAGWPTRWLVLVADRAAAVPDGAGGWPGGVGGAVLLTALLGVAAVVLVRWPCTRPLALAAVVGGGGARLAGPAGHQRVAGARQRARGLRRRPGRRPRAAHGAGRGRARRRRPRPRTRRRLPPAAGHRPAAAGAALPPGCRPRHRAGGGAGGP comes from the coding sequence GTGCAGCGGCGACGGGTCTGGGAGCGCTGGTCGTGGGTCGACCTGCGGCTGGTCCCGCCCGCCCTCACCGTCTGGTCGCTCACCCTGCTCCTCCCGGTGCTCCCGCCGCCGGTGCTGCTGGTCCTGCCGGCGGCCGCAGCCCTCCTCGCACTGACCACGGGCCGACTGCTCCGCGGCCCCCGCCGCTGGGCCGTCGTGGCCTGTCTCGCGGCCGTGGCGGTGACCGCGGTGCTGGCCTCGGTGCGGGCGGGGGAGCGGTCGGCGTCGCCGCTGCCCGCGCTGGCCGACCGCGGCGGTGTCGTCGAGGTGGTCCTCACCGTCGACGAGGAGCCCCGGGTGCTCACCGGGGGCGCCGGGCCGGCCCGGGTGCTCGTACCGGGCTCGGTCACCGCCGTCGTCGGTGGCCCGGCGATGCGCCCGGCCCGGGTCCTGGTCTTCGGGCCCGCCGACGAGTGGGACGCGGTGCTGCCGGGCACCGCGGTCACCCTGCGCGCATCGCCCGGTCGGGCGGAGGACGGCGACGACGTGGTCGCCGTGCTGTCCGCCCGGAGCCCGCCGAGCACCGTGGCGCCCGCCGGGGCGGGGCTCCAGGTCGCGGCGGACCTGCGGCGCGGGCTGGCCGACGCCGGCGCCCGGGTGCTGCCGCCGGCCCCGGCCGGTCTGCTGCCCGGCCTCGTCGTGGGCGACACCTCGGGGATGGACCCCCAGGTCACGGCCGACTTCCGCCGCGCCGGGCTGGGCCACCTGACGGCCGTGTCCGGGGCGAACGTGGCCATCGTGCTGGCCCTCCTGCTGTGGCCACTGCGCCGCAGGCTCGTCGACCGGCGGTGGCAGGCAGTCGTCGGCGCTCTCGGGCTGCTCGGGTACGTGGTGCTGGCCCGGCCGAGCCCCAGCGTGCTGCGGGCCGCCGCGATGGGGGCGGTCACGCTGCTCGCCCTGGCCTCCGGGCGCTCCCGGGTCGCGGTGCCCGCCCTGGGCGCTGCGGTCGTCGTGCTGCTGCTGGTCGACCCGCGGCTGGCCGCCGACCCGGGCTTCGCGCTGTCGGTGGTCGCGACCGCGGGCATCGTGCTGCTCTCGCCGGGCTGGTCCCGGTCGTTGCGGCGGCGGGGCACCCCGGTCCTGCTGGCCGACGCCCTGGCGGTCAGTGCCGCGGCCGGTCTCGTCACCGCGCCGCTGGTCGCGGGCTTCTCCGGACTGGTCAGCGTGGTCTCCCTGCCGGCCAACCTGCTGGTCGCCCCCGCCGTCGCCCCGGCCACCGTGCTGGGCCTGCTCGCCACCCTGGCCGGCCCGGTCAGCCCACCGGTCGCCGACCTGCTGGTCTGGGCGGCCGGCTGGCCCACCCGCTGGCTGGTGCTGGTCGCCGACCGGGCTGCCGCGGTGCCCGACGGTGCCGGCGGGTGGCCGGGAGGCGTGGGTGGTGCGGTGCTGTTGACCGCACTGCTCGGCGTCGCGGCCGTCGTGCTGGTGCGCTGGCCGTGCACCCGCCCGCTGGCGCTGGCAGCCGTGGTCGGGGGTGGTGGTGCTCGGCTGGCCGGTCCGGCAGGTCACCAGCGGGTGGCCGGTGCCCGGCAGCGTGCTCGTGGCCTGCGACGTCGGCCAGGGCGACGCCCTCGTGCTGCCCACGGGGCCGGGCGAGGGCGTGCTCGTCGACGCCGGCCCCGACCCCGGACTCGTCGACGACTGCCTCCGGCGGCTGGGCATCGACCGGCTGCCGCTGGTGCTGCTCTCCCACCTGGATGCCGACCACGTCACCGGGCTGGCGGGGGCGCTGGAGGGCCGTGA
- a CDS encoding nicotinate-nucleotide adenylyltransferase, translating to MGGTFDPVHHGHLVAASEVASLFGLDEVVFVPTGEPWQKADREVSPAEDRYLMTVIATASNPRFSVSRVDVDRGTTTYTIDTLTDLRRQRPDAELFFITGADALAQIVGWRDTERLFDLAHFVGVTRPGYQLADADLPHGAVSLVEIPALAISSTDCRERVARGMPVWYLVPDGVVQYIEKRGLYQDGRPPTPPGRLS from the coding sequence ATGGGCGGGACGTTCGACCCCGTGCACCACGGTCACCTCGTCGCCGCCAGCGAGGTCGCGAGCCTGTTCGGGCTCGACGAGGTGGTCTTCGTGCCGACCGGTGAGCCCTGGCAGAAGGCCGACCGCGAGGTCAGTCCCGCCGAGGACCGCTACCTGATGACGGTCATCGCCACCGCCTCCAACCCGAGGTTCTCCGTCAGCCGGGTCGACGTCGACCGCGGCACCACCACCTACACGATCGACACGCTCACCGACCTGCGCCGGCAGCGGCCCGACGCCGAGCTGTTCTTCATCACCGGCGCCGACGCCCTGGCCCAGATCGTGGGCTGGCGGGACACCGAGCGGCTCTTCGACCTGGCGCACTTCGTCGGGGTCACCCGGCCCGGCTACCAGCTGGCCGACGCCGACCTGCCGCACGGGGCGGTGAGCCTGGTCGAGATCCCCGCCCTGGCGATCAGCTCCACCGACTGCCGGGAACGCGTCGCCCGGGGGATGCCGGTCTGGTACCTCGTCCCCGACGGCGTCGTGCAGTACATCGAGAAGCGCGGCCTCTACCAGGACGGCCGCCCGCCGACCCCGCCCGGGCGTCTCTCGTGA
- the rplU gene encoding 50S ribosomal protein L21: protein MYAVVKAGGKQHKVVVGDTFTVNRLSGAAGDTVALPAVLLVDGDTVTSEAGALAGVTVTGEIVGHAKGPKIKIHKFKNKTGYHKRQGHRQPLTDVVVTAIDTKKG, encoded by the coding sequence GTGTACGCAGTCGTCAAGGCCGGTGGCAAGCAGCACAAGGTGGTCGTGGGTGACACGTTCACCGTCAACCGCCTGTCCGGAGCAGCTGGTGACACCGTCGCCTTGCCCGCCGTGCTCCTGGTCGACGGGGACACCGTCACCAGCGAGGCCGGTGCCCTCGCGGGGGTCACCGTGACCGGTGAGATCGTCGGGCACGCCAAGGGCCCGAAGATCAAGATCCACAAGTTCAAGAACAAGACCGGCTACCACAAGCGTCAGGGACACCGTCAGCCCCTGACCGACGTCGTCGTCACCGCCATCGACACGAAGAAGGGCTGA